One Halolamina litorea genomic window carries:
- a CDS encoding NADP-dependent malic enzyme, with translation MGLDDDAREYHRVDPPGKIEISTTKPTNTQRDLSLAYSPGVAAPCLDIAEDENRAYEYTAKGNMVGVVSNGTAVLGLGDIGAQASKPVMEGKGVLFKRFADIDVFDIELDETDVDAFCQCVEAMEPTFGGINLEDIAGPECFEIEQRLRESMDIPVFHDDQHGTAIISGAGLLNAVDVLEKDISEMEITFSGAGASALATARFYVELGADPDRITMCDSSGIITEERAENGDVNEYKKEFARDLPEGDLADAIDGADMFVGLSVGGIVSPEMVRSMADNPIIFAMANPEPEIGYEEARAARDDTVIMATGRSDYPNQVNNVLGFPFLFRGALDVRATGITEDMKRAAAEALADLARQDVPDAVVKAYGDQPLQYGPEYVIPKPVDPRVLFQVAPAVAEAAMEEGVARTEIDVDEYAEELEARLGKSREMMRVVLNKAKTNKQRVALAEGADEKMVRAAAQIQEQGIAEPVLLGNREEIERIVGQLGLDFTPETVDPRADDTEAYAERLYELRQRKGVTRSEAGELVRRDTNYLGSAMVEQGDADALLTGLTHHYPSALRPPLEVIGTAEDAEYAAGVYMLTFKNRVVFVADATVNQDPSEAVLEEITKHTAELARRFNVEPRAALLSYSNFGSVENEGTRKPRDAAASLRDDPGVDFPVDGEMQADTAVVEEILTDTYEFSDLDEPANVLVFPNLEAGNIAYKLLQRLGGAEAIGPMLVGMDKPVHVMQRGDEVKDIVNLAGVAAVDAQQE, from the coding sequence ATGGGACTTGACGACGACGCCCGGGAGTATCACCGGGTCGACCCGCCGGGCAAGATCGAGATATCCACCACGAAGCCGACTAACACGCAGCGTGACCTCTCGCTGGCGTACTCGCCGGGCGTCGCCGCGCCGTGTCTCGACATCGCCGAGGACGAGAACCGCGCCTACGAGTACACCGCCAAGGGGAACATGGTCGGCGTCGTCTCGAACGGGACCGCCGTGCTCGGCCTCGGCGACATCGGCGCCCAGGCCTCGAAACCCGTGATGGAGGGGAAGGGCGTACTGTTCAAGCGCTTCGCCGACATCGACGTGTTCGACATCGAACTCGACGAGACCGACGTGGACGCCTTCTGCCAGTGCGTCGAGGCCATGGAGCCGACGTTCGGGGGGATCAACCTCGAGGACATCGCCGGGCCCGAGTGTTTCGAGATCGAGCAGCGACTCCGGGAGTCGATGGACATCCCCGTGTTCCACGACGACCAGCACGGCACCGCGATCATCAGCGGTGCCGGCCTGCTCAACGCCGTCGACGTGCTCGAGAAGGACATCTCCGAGATGGAGATCACGTTCTCCGGCGCCGGCGCCTCCGCGCTGGCGACCGCGCGGTTCTACGTCGAACTCGGCGCCGACCCCGACAGGATCACGATGTGTGACTCCTCGGGGATCATCACCGAGGAGCGCGCCGAGAACGGCGACGTGAACGAGTACAAAAAGGAGTTCGCCCGCGACCTGCCCGAGGGCGACCTCGCGGACGCCATCGACGGCGCCGACATGTTCGTCGGCCTCTCGGTCGGCGGCATCGTCTCCCCCGAGATGGTCCGGTCGATGGCGGACAACCCCATCATCTTCGCGATGGCCAACCCCGAACCGGAGATCGGTTACGAGGAGGCCCGCGCGGCCCGCGACGACACCGTGATCATGGCGACGGGGCGCTCTGACTACCCGAACCAGGTCAACAACGTCCTCGGGTTCCCGTTCCTGTTCCGCGGCGCCCTCGACGTTCGCGCGACTGGCATCACAGAGGACATGAAGCGCGCCGCCGCCGAGGCGCTCGCGGACCTGGCCCGGCAGGACGTGCCAGACGCCGTCGTGAAGGCCTACGGCGACCAGCCCCTCCAGTACGGTCCGGAGTACGTCATCCCGAAGCCCGTCGATCCACGCGTGCTCTTTCAGGTCGCGCCGGCCGTCGCCGAGGCGGCGATGGAGGAGGGCGTCGCTCGCACCGAGATCGACGTGGACGAGTACGCCGAGGAGCTGGAGGCCCGGCTGGGCAAGTCCCGCGAGATGATGCGGGTCGTGCTCAACAAGGCCAAGACGAACAAACAGCGCGTCGCGCTCGCGGAGGGCGCCGACGAGAAGATGGTGCGCGCGGCCGCCCAGATCCAGGAGCAGGGCATCGCCGAGCCGGTGCTGCTCGGCAACCGCGAGGAGATCGAGCGCATCGTCGGCCAGTTGGGGCTGGACTTCACCCCCGAAACCGTCGACCCGCGCGCCGACGACACCGAGGCCTACGCCGAACGGCTCTACGAACTCCGCCAGCGCAAAGGCGTCACCCGGAGCGAGGCCGGCGAACTGGTCCGCCGGGACACCAACTACCTCGGCAGCGCGATGGTCGAGCAGGGCGACGCCGACGCGCTCCTGACGGGGCTGACCCACCACTACCCCTCGGCGCTGCGTCCGCCGCTCGAAGTGATCGGCACCGCCGAGGACGCCGAGTACGCCGCCGGCGTCTACATGCTGACGTTCAAGAACCGCGTCGTGTTCGTCGCCGACGCGACGGTGAACCAGGACCCCAGCGAGGCGGTGCTCGAAGAGATCACCAAACACACCGCCGAACTGGCACGCCGGTTCAACGTCGAGCCGCGCGCGGCGCTGCTGTCGTACTCGAACTTCGGCTCCGTCGAGAACGAGGGCACCCGCAAGCCCCGTGACGCGGCCGCGAGCCTCCGTGACGACCCCGGGGTCGACTTCCCGGTCGACGGCGAGATGCAAGCCGATACTGCCGTCGTCGAGGAGATCCTCACCGACACCTACGAGTTCTCGGACCTCGACGAGCCCGCGAACGTGCTCGTCTTCCCGAACCTCGAGGCCGGCAACATCGCCTACAAGCTGCTCCAGCGGCTCGGCGGCGCGGAGGCCATCGGGCCGATGCTCGTCGGCATGGACAAGCCCGTCCACGTGATGCAGCGCGGCGACGAAGTCAAGGACATCGTCAACCTCGCCGGCGTCGCCGCCGTTGACGCCCAGCAGGAGTAA